One part of the Bdellovibrio bacteriovorus genome encodes these proteins:
- the mnmA gene encoding tRNA 2-thiouridine(34) synthase MnmA, translating into MSKGRVLVAMSGGVDSSAAAALLVEQGYEVIGATMQVWDYSTCDIEEGNGTCCSSIDVDDARAVADRLGIPFYVINCEAKFRAAVIDPFLKAYLEGQTPLPCVNCNTYLKFDHLVKKMRELECDYIATGHYAKIVYDEKGKASIHTSTDDWKDQTYFLFTIDPELVPKLLFPVGDMKKPQVREYSESRGLVTARKKDSQGICFVGNQGYQNFIKDHVKSEILASKKGLIKRFPEGQVMASHEGIHNYTYGQSKGLGMDYHEKLFVIKIDAADNTVWVGEEKHLFANEVDVVDPKLLDEIQDGEIMNVKIRYQHKGAPAQVIKTASGFKLKFTEPQRAVTPGQAAVFYRDRQLVGGGWITL; encoded by the coding sequence ATGTCTAAAGGGAGAGTCCTTGTTGCTATGAGCGGAGGCGTGGACAGTTCCGCCGCGGCTGCGCTCTTGGTCGAACAGGGTTATGAAGTTATTGGAGCCACGATGCAGGTCTGGGATTATTCCACCTGCGATATCGAAGAAGGCAACGGCACCTGCTGTTCCAGTATCGACGTGGATGATGCTCGGGCCGTGGCCGACCGTCTGGGTATTCCATTTTATGTGATCAACTGCGAAGCCAAATTCCGGGCTGCGGTTATTGATCCTTTCTTGAAAGCCTATCTTGAAGGGCAGACACCACTTCCGTGTGTGAACTGCAACACGTATCTGAAATTTGACCACCTGGTTAAAAAAATGCGAGAGCTTGAGTGCGATTACATCGCCACGGGCCACTATGCCAAAATCGTTTATGATGAAAAAGGCAAAGCCTCTATCCACACATCCACGGATGACTGGAAAGATCAGACTTACTTCCTGTTCACGATTGATCCGGAGCTTGTGCCGAAGCTTTTGTTCCCGGTGGGGGACATGAAAAAGCCGCAGGTGCGTGAGTACTCTGAAAGTCGTGGACTCGTAACTGCGCGCAAGAAGGATTCCCAAGGCATCTGCTTTGTCGGTAATCAAGGATATCAGAACTTTATCAAAGACCATGTGAAGTCCGAGATTCTGGCCAGCAAAAAAGGCCTGATCAAGCGCTTCCCGGAAGGTCAGGTGATGGCTTCTCACGAAGGTATTCACAACTATACTTACGGTCAATCCAAAGGCCTGGGCATGGATTACCACGAAAAGCTGTTCGTGATTAAAATCGATGCCGCTGACAACACCGTTTGGGTGGGTGAAGAAAAACATCTTTTCGCCAATGAAGTCGACGTGGTCGATCCAAAACTGCTGGACGAAATCCAGGACGGCGAAATCATGAATGTGAAAATCCGCTATCAGCACAAAGGGGCTCCGGCCCAGGTGATTAAAACAGCCAGCGGATTCAAATTGAAATTTACTGAGCCTCAGCGTGCGGTGACTCCGGGTCAGGCGGCTGTGTTCTATCGTGACAGACAGCTCGTGGGGGGCGGATGGATCACTCTATGA
- a CDS encoding cysteine desulfurase family protein has translation MIQTKVLHYFDHNATTPVCKEVLQSLPEFAQAWGNPSSIHWGGRQPKNILRDARKAVAEMVNASPLEIIFTSGGSEANNTVLKGLLEYYQTAQFLTPEQRKRTHLMSSEVEHPSVMKTMQHLKDMGARVDFIPVNRQGQIDMKFYEEHLSEETALVSVMFANNETGTLFPIKEMAEMAHKKGALFHTDAVQAFGKVPVDLKALNVDFASFSGHKFYSVKGTGVLYAKKGNNVTPLIHGGAQERHRRGGTENTLGIGALGVVAKRAPMIAEKAEALAALRDHMEARILSEISEVTVTAGESPRLPNTSSLVLKGADGETMLMSLDIKGYAVSTGAACSSGNPEPSPVLLAMGLTRAEAQNSLRVSLGWDSTLEQVDAFVDTLKTVVDRLRSLNDDKGETCHV, from the coding sequence ATGATACAGACCAAGGTCCTTCATTATTTCGATCACAACGCCACGACTCCGGTGTGCAAAGAGGTTTTGCAATCTCTGCCTGAGTTCGCACAAGCTTGGGGGAACCCAAGCTCCATCCATTGGGGGGGGCGTCAGCCGAAGAACATTCTGCGTGATGCGCGCAAAGCGGTGGCTGAAATGGTGAACGCAAGTCCTTTGGAAATCATTTTCACTTCCGGTGGCAGTGAAGCCAACAACACTGTTCTGAAAGGTCTGCTGGAATACTACCAGACTGCCCAGTTCCTGACCCCGGAACAGCGCAAACGCACTCACTTAATGAGCTCTGAAGTGGAGCATCCAAGTGTGATGAAAACCATGCAGCACCTGAAAGACATGGGCGCGCGCGTGGACTTTATTCCGGTGAATCGCCAGGGACAGATCGACATGAAGTTCTATGAAGAACATCTGAGTGAAGAAACCGCCCTGGTGTCTGTGATGTTTGCCAATAATGAAACCGGCACATTGTTCCCGATCAAAGAGATGGCCGAGATGGCGCATAAAAAAGGCGCGCTCTTCCACACGGACGCGGTTCAGGCCTTCGGTAAAGTTCCGGTGGATCTGAAAGCGCTGAATGTCGACTTCGCTTCTTTTTCTGGTCACAAATTCTATTCCGTCAAAGGAACTGGAGTTTTGTATGCGAAGAAAGGCAACAACGTCACACCTTTGATTCACGGTGGGGCGCAGGAAAGACACCGCCGTGGTGGGACGGAAAACACACTGGGTATTGGCGCTTTGGGTGTGGTTGCCAAGCGTGCGCCGATGATTGCGGAAAAGGCCGAAGCACTGGCGGCACTTCGCGATCACATGGAAGCCCGCATTTTGTCTGAAATTTCTGAAGTGACGGTGACGGCCGGTGAAAGTCCGCGTCTGCCGAATACAAGCTCACTGGTGCTGAAAGGCGCGGACGGGGAAACCATGCTGATGTCTTTGGATATCAAGGGTTATGCGGTTTCAACCGGGGCTGCTTGTTCTTCGGGGAATCCGGAGCCAAGTCCGGTGCTTCTTGCCATGGGGCTGACCCGCGCAGAAGCGCAGAACAGTCTGCGTGTCAGTCTGGGGTGGGACAGCACTCTGGAACAGGTGGATGCGTTTGTAGATACATTGAAAACAGTAGTGGATCGCTTGCGATCCTTGAACGACGACAAAGGAGAGACTTGTCATGTCTAA
- a CDS encoding protein-arginine deiminase family protein yields the protein MTIFLQIVLSFFLTEASANSCSQHNPMAEDVPLCPSGGSKLLSENYPIMAATVSDDMGGPGYVKEYVTKVLKAQSQKPPQFFLAVTDETWDEVVREIKKQAPDQATAQQWISGLSRVKTNSRWNWQQDYFESFFDAKTGKPVLREVQGYGRHGSAFTDLMQQSGKDCSFKQGPQLTNNPYKSGHSGGNIEAVNGLCLIGSDHFKGNEWDKYAKVTCENPAMAVKTPSDFLSVGHTDEFFKTLKDPNQKAPCDFSLAFASPKKALDLLKKNPQGRAFDFSHLTPDEALARMSQTPYTYVCREYSYSKSLKNNGGNPDKSREKRSRGVSQFLFEIILPPVSAGATVQPLKDAESKRIREYLERISEGGIDDPALERSRREEKYARLNRRRALMRQSGMIKDSTSIQNAMDCYNMTNKDLADLIEEDFELKEFNASIEAATQKFKKELLEKVKKSYPQCNPKTVELPDLFMGEMDYDSNSPTYVTGSADSIFPNPTNGDIVQDTFILPEPVNPAFKADIDSSIKNLGLKTDYIDTHFAHSMNGNLHCSSHTMRYCRPQGGTK from the coding sequence ATGACCATTTTCCTGCAGATCGTCCTGAGTTTTTTTCTGACTGAGGCTTCTGCAAATTCCTGCTCCCAGCACAATCCCATGGCTGAGGATGTTCCACTTTGTCCTTCCGGCGGCAGCAAACTGCTTTCTGAAAATTACCCGATTATGGCCGCCACTGTTTCTGATGACATGGGCGGACCCGGTTACGTCAAAGAATACGTCACAAAAGTTTTAAAAGCTCAGTCGCAAAAACCACCGCAGTTCTTCCTGGCCGTGACTGATGAAACCTGGGATGAAGTCGTCCGGGAAATCAAAAAACAAGCCCCGGATCAGGCGACCGCCCAACAATGGATTTCAGGCTTGAGCCGTGTGAAAACCAACAGTCGCTGGAACTGGCAACAGGACTATTTTGAAAGCTTCTTTGATGCAAAAACAGGAAAACCCGTCCTGCGCGAAGTGCAGGGTTATGGCCGCCATGGAAGCGCTTTCACTGATTTGATGCAACAATCCGGAAAGGATTGCTCTTTCAAACAGGGTCCACAACTGACGAACAACCCTTACAAGTCCGGACACAGCGGCGGTAACATTGAAGCCGTCAATGGACTGTGCCTGATCGGGTCCGACCACTTCAAAGGCAATGAGTGGGACAAATACGCCAAAGTCACTTGTGAAAACCCAGCCATGGCCGTAAAAACACCGTCAGATTTTTTAAGCGTGGGCCACACCGATGAGTTTTTCAAAACCCTGAAAGATCCAAACCAAAAAGCCCCTTGCGATTTCAGCCTGGCCTTTGCAAGTCCGAAAAAAGCACTGGACCTGCTGAAGAAAAACCCCCAGGGCCGGGCCTTTGATTTTTCCCACCTGACGCCGGATGAGGCTTTGGCCCGAATGAGTCAGACCCCTTACACCTATGTCTGTCGGGAATATTCCTACAGCAAATCCCTGAAAAACAACGGCGGCAATCCGGACAAATCCCGCGAAAAACGTTCGCGCGGAGTCAGTCAATTCCTGTTTGAAATCATCCTGCCACCCGTTTCTGCCGGGGCGACGGTTCAGCCATTAAAAGATGCTGAATCCAAACGCATACGGGAATATCTGGAAAGAATTTCTGAAGGTGGTATTGACGACCCGGCCCTTGAGCGCAGTCGTCGTGAGGAAAAGTATGCCCGCTTAAACCGGCGTCGTGCGCTGATGAGGCAATCCGGCATGATCAAGGATTCCACGAGCATCCAAAACGCCATGGACTGTTACAACATGACGAACAAGGATCTGGCCGACCTGATCGAAGAGGATTTTGAGCTTAAAGAATTCAATGCTTCGATCGAGGCTGCGACCCAGAAATTCAAAAAAGAACTGCTGGAAAAAGTTAAGAAGTCCTATCCGCAATGCAATCCAAAGACCGTGGAACTTCCCGATCTTTTCATGGGGGAAATGGACTATGACAGCAATTCTCCGACGTACGTGACGGGGTCCGCGGACTCGATTTTCCCCAATCCCACCAATGGCGATATCGTTCAAGACACATTTATTTTGCCTGAACCGGTGAACCCGGCTTTTAAAGCTGACATTGATTCTTCAATTAAGAATCTGGGTCTTAAAACTGACTACATCGACACACATTTTGCCCACTCCATGAATGGAAATCTGCACTGCTCCAGCCACACCATGCGCTATTGCCGCCCTCAAGGAGGCACCAAATGA
- a CDS encoding thermonuclease family protein has product MKNLSVLFIVLLLPSFLWAQGARIKVLSVHDGDTLTAVDVSNNTRVKVRLMGVDTPEVDFMKETQGDVALAARDFLRSLIPEDGIITLSEDSQIDKHGRILGRLLNGKTDINLEMLKNGWGMIYFIYPFEKRVASDYSKASKEAYDNRLGVFSNDYRDTQEPYQFRMRVQKQVGRNPVGDLELKKVVPPEEITKIPVWKRVFFPNYEMAYQNGYN; this is encoded by the coding sequence ATGAAAAACCTTTCCGTTCTTTTCATTGTCCTGCTTCTTCCTTCTTTTCTTTGGGCGCAAGGCGCTCGCATCAAAGTTCTGAGCGTGCATGATGGCGACACTCTGACGGCGGTGGATGTTTCAAACAACACCCGTGTTAAAGTGCGCTTGATGGGGGTGGACACTCCGGAAGTGGACTTTATGAAAGAAACCCAAGGCGATGTGGCATTGGCAGCGCGTGATTTCCTGCGATCCTTGATTCCGGAAGACGGCATTATCACCTTAAGTGAAGACAGCCAGATCGACAAACACGGGCGCATCCTGGGTCGCTTGCTAAATGGAAAAACCGATATCAATCTTGAAATGCTGAAAAATGGCTGGGGTATGATTTACTTTATCTATCCCTTTGAAAAGCGTGTGGCGAGTGACTACAGCAAGGCATCCAAAGAAGCTTACGACAACCGGCTGGGTGTTTTCTCAAACGACTATCGCGACACCCAAGAGCCATACCAGTTCCGCATGCGCGTGCAAAAGCAAGTGGGCAGAAATCCGGTCGGCGATCTGGAACTAAAGAAGGTCGTCCCACCAGAAGAGATCACCAAGATCCCCGTGTGGAAACGAGTCTTCTTCCCGAACTACGAAATGGCCTATCAAAACGGCTACAATTAA